The region TAGAGTTTCTGGCCAAACGCACGTCTGACACTGTTTCTACCGCGTTTCTAAACACGCTACTAATATCACTTGGATAAGATGGTAAAATATTTTTTCGAGTTTAACAGAAGGTTTCTCTGAAAACTTTGCCGTCCATCATGATTCTTTCTGGTTCGAGAAATTAGTTTAAGTAGTTGCGCGCATCAGATATCTAATTTCTActtaaaaaaaaagttacaaaCAAGTATCAAATTGATCTATAAGCTCATCTAACAAATCATCTAAAATCTCCATCTCTAAATCAGCACTTAAACCatcaaaatcactttgtttcCTCTTTACTTCTTGTAATCCATTTGATCCAACCAATTCATCTTCAACAAGCCTGCAAATTTTACTCCAAATATCTACACATTCATGGATTTGTCTCTCTTTTTTCTTTGATCCTTCATGCATATTGCTCTCAATTTCCTCAACTTCCATCTCTTCATTCATCAAGTTACTATCAGAATGTTGAATATAGAGCTGATCATTTTCAAGCACTGGTGACAATTTTCTTCTCCAACTCATAGCAACATCACAAAGATCTCCATCTGCAACAATTTTATGTATATTTGGTTAGTGTTCCGATCCGGTCAAAATAGTCTAACATTATTTAATAATCGAGACTAAAGATAGTTTATATATAACATTCATACACCTAAATTCAACTAAACATCCTTTCTAAAGGAGATAGTTGTGATGATTCTCACACCAAAACAGACAATATCTCGTAACCGCAGTGACATACAATTGAAGTTGATCGGAACAATTAGTAATTAAATAAACCAGAGCCATAAAACTAAGAAAAAGTTAAACTACAATTGAAGAAACAAACCTGTTCCAGAAACATCATATTCAAAATCAAACACAGAAACAGGACTAGAATCTTCCGAACCACATTCACTCTCAACCTTATTTTCCACAAAACATgtttttcctttctttctcttcttcactttctcacCATTACCAACTTCCTTAAACAAACTCTTCTCAAACTGAAACTCAtcatcattcaccatttttttcTTCACCTcatttctctcttctctcctctTCTTCAAATCAACACAACCCTTTTCTTTTCTCCTCCCTCTGGACTTCAATTTTCTACTCTCACTTCCACTCTCAAAGCTAAACACCAAAAAGTTCTCATTTTCAAGCAAATGAAAGCCTTGTGATACATACTGAACTTTTGAACTTTGTGTTGATTCAGAACATGTCTCTATCTTATTCTCCGCCATTGAATCCAAACCCATTAACCTTGCAACTATACAAGACGAAGACGAAGACGGCGAAGAAGAAATTATAGTACTATTAGATATAGATATAGTGTTAGTTTTGATCTTTTGAACTTTTTCACTTGTGAACTTTGAATGAAACTCTCTAATCCTATGAAAAATGGTTGTGAAACACCCTGCAGCTATAGTTTTCGAGCTGCAAAATGTCGGGTCGAAACTAAAAGtcgatgaagatgaaggtgatgatgatgatgatgtgaaGAGTTTCATGTTTATAATAACTTagtagagaaaagaaagaaagaaacttatgaattgtgttctttttcttttttcttttctgatAATGAAACTCTTCAATGACAAAAAGCAATGGAAGAAAGAATCAAAAGATTTGAATTTGAGTATGATAAAGAAAAGGGTAGCGGgatttttatttgaatatgagatgaagaagaagaagaaagtttaAAGTTGAAAATTAGAATAGAGTATGATGTACTTTGCTTTTGGTTATTGATAGGTCGTTTTTGTTGATGAATTTgtcgttttatttccttgtttggATCAAACAAAAGACATGTCTTGGGGTGCGTTTAGGGGACAGTTATACTCTGCCTCCTTTCAAGTTCAAATGTTAGGAAATGAAAAGAATGTCAAATTTACAAGATATGAGGAAAGATTTTAAAACACGGTTCGATTCTGCGAAAAACAACCGCGACAAATTGGTATTATAAGGTGCCGATACTAATACTACTATTTGACATTTTTATgataaagaataaataataattaatttatactgCAACGATCGCATTTAATATTCAACACTGTATCAACTGAAACCGCAAAAATCTTTAAGCGACTGTTATTTAAATAATATGAGTAAAAAGTTTATCCATAAGAAAAATCACCAAGTGAGTTGAGTGTGTTATGTAGAATGGTTTTTGCtttattgattttgatgatatgcAAGAGAGAAAGTGAGGGTTGGATCAGATTGTTGTATGGTCTAAGCTAGACAGTAATTGTGTAGATTTTTTTTGTAGTTTAGTGTGGAGTGGAGAGACATTTGACAGATggtgttttgtttttgttgtggtcAGATAAGAGGAGTGACATGATCAAATTCTTTTGGGGTGTGATGATAAAGATGCTGTCTTTTGCTTGTGATTCATCTAACATAGTCACTATTTTTTACCTTTGGGGATGAaaggttaaattttttttttatattagtgagaatttgaaggaaaataaaatttAGAGTAAAATAAGTttgatgttattttaaacatatcaactagtaagatacccgtgcttctgcacgggtaaatttatttaatattgtatgaaattaattagatacatataaatttttaataaatgatttaattacaaatgaaaaatattatataaatttaattatattaaataattatataaaaaaagaatttggaagatgaagataaaaaaaatgaaattttaatatttaaaaataaaaattatctctcaatttatagtaattattgattaaaataaaatagatactttgttgataatgacccgtgaaataaaaaatttatttgatctgatataaaatatatttaaatacaaatgtaaaatgaaaaataatcatatgaatttaatcgtattaaataatctttaaaaaaatcgtgaaatgaagaaaagaaaaaaattttaaaataaggatattatctctctaataaaaacaatgattgattaaaataaaaaaaatattatgttgatagtgacccgtgatattacaatatttttaattttattaaaattaaaaaataaattattttttagagttgatacataaatagagaaaaataattaaaatgaaagtaagaaagtgtgggaagaaaatttgagagaaatttgaaattttaattaagaaagagaaagtgtgtaatgatcgattaaaataaattaaatattgtattgatccgtgagataaataaatatttaattttattaaagttaaaaaaaagattattaacaatttttgtgattaaatgaaaaaaaaattaaaatgaaagtaagaaagtgtaggaaaatgaaatgtgaaagaaatttgaaaatttaagtaagagagagaagaagtgtgttggggagaaaaagttggttattaaaaagttaaaaaattggACCAATGAGAGGCCAACAATTGGCGCTTGGTTATTGAAAGGTTGGAAAAGTGATatgtgattttgttagttaccgAATTGCCCTTTTTTATTTGTAAAGAAATTTTTAACTAAGGGCATAATAGTCAGATTGGTCaatcttttattaattgtttgtatAGTAGATTTTAGCTTTTAGTCTTTTACAATATTTACTTTGAATTTTTGTTCATACTATTGATCTGTCCGATTAACTTTGGTTGATGGAGGATGATGTAAcatgacacatgaaaaatatatGTAATTGAACATAAATAGAACATAAATTTATCACATAACATAAAATGAAAAAGATAAAGATTCAATATGAAATCTAAAATCTGTCAATAAATCTGTTGTCAAAAATGAACACAATTACTTAATCATGTCTCTAAATCTATTTCTAATTcaaacacttttttttcttcaatttattCACCCTTAACAAGCACCATATATATAGTCATACTCTTAGCTAAACATCATCATGTAATCATATTCTTATTGTTCACCTGAAAACTTCTTCTATTCCTATTTTATAAAtagatttcattttttttttatgttttcctactaaaaatcaattctataaaaaaattaaccgattaatgtttgttattttttaaatattctcaCATGAAATAAAAGATCACATAATATTTAATGTAAAAAttgaagttttataaaaaaaaaatagttaatggaattttataaaatataattttaaaaaattaattctacaatttttattttaatgttatgtgatattatttttcaatgatgAATAAGAATAATATAATGATTCCATAGTTGATCTTAAAACAAGGAACCAGAACTTGATGCGACGATCATGAGCTTTCGATATAATAGAAAAGGGGTTGATCTACAGTATTAGCACTCCAACGCTCAAGTCAGTAAAAAAGAGAAAAGTAACGTGTgaatgagaatgaatttgaattcaTGAGAAATGACGTGTTTTCCCTCTTAAATAGGAGAATCAATTGACAACCGAAAGTGTGAAGTGAGACATAGATTACAGTCAACCGTCAAATTGATCTGGGCGGCCAACAAAGTTCCTTTGGCTGAATTGTGAAGAAATCTGTCTGAATCAGAAGTATAATTAGCAATGGATTAGTAacaaatttttgaattttagcTATGATATTCATCTTCTAAGACATGTTTAGTGACAAATGTTGGGTATCATCATGGATattcattttcttcat is a window of Vicia villosa cultivar HV-30 ecotype Madison, WI unplaced genomic scaffold, Vvil1.0 ctg.002746F_1_1, whole genome shotgun sequence DNA encoding:
- the LOC131639730 gene encoding uncharacterized protein LOC131639730; the protein is MKLFTSSSSSPSSSSTFSFDPTFCSSKTIAAGCFTTIFHRIREFHSKFTSEKVQKIKTNTISISNSTIISSSPSSSSSCIVARLMGLDSMAENKIETCSESTQSSKVQYVSQGFHLLENENFLVFSFESGSESRKLKSRGRRKEKGCVDLKKRREERNEVKKKMVNDDEFQFEKSLFKEVGNGEKVKKRKKGKTCFVENKVESECGSEDSSPVSVFDFEYDVSGTDGDLCDVAMSWRRKLSPVLENDQLYIQHSDSNLMNEEMEVEEIESNMHEGSKKKERQIHECVDIWSKICRLVEDELVGSNGLQEVKRKQSDFDGLSADLEMEILDDLLDELIDQFDTCL